The window ACTGTTGATAATTTGGTTGTTCCATGTAGCTGTAACTACTCATTTGCTTTTATGTAGATGCTGAAGTTTCCCGGTGAAAGGCTCGATAATGGTGGCCATATCCGGAATGTTCTTGATGTGGGATGTGGGGTTGCAAGTTTTGGCGCGTATCTCCTCCCACTGAATATCATAGCCATGTCGCTAGCCCCTAATGATGTTCACGAGAATCAAATACAGTTTGCGTTGGAGAGGGGCATTCCTGCAACTTTAGGTGTTTTGGGCACAAAAAGACTACCTTACCCTAGTAGGTCTTTTGAGCTGGCTCATTGCTCCCGTTGCCGGATAGATTGGCTCCAGAGGGATGGTCTGCTTTTGTTGGAACTAGACAGATTACTGAGGCCGGGAGGCTATTTTGTCTACTCGTCACCTGAAGCTTATGCGCATGATGTGGAGAATCGAAGAATTTGGAATTCTATGCACGACCTTCTGGGAAGAATGTGCTGGAGAGTCGTCGTGAGGAAAGATCAGACAGTGATATGGGCTAAGCCGCCTAGTAATAATTGCTACACAAGAAGAAGTCATGGAACTCTCCCAAAACTTTGCAGTTCGGATGACGATCCAGATGCAGCATGGAATGTGCCTATGAAGGCATGCATCACTCCCTATTCAGCAAGTATGTGTAATCATTTAAACCCTTTCACTGACATGTTGGATATGTTATTTGATAGGTGCTGCCTTGGCGGCTTATTTTCCTCACTCGCGTCATTCAATATCGCCTTCATGCATGgaaaactataaattaattagaatagtCCTGTCCTCTTTTACTTGCAAGAAAGTTTTATGTTGATGTGATTATTAACTAGCTGTGAAAATTTAACCAATTTGCTGAGGGATAAGTCGAAGATAAGGCATAGTGTTATTTACTTACCGCCATAATTGACATTCCACTTTCTTTTGGGAGCACAGAAATGCATCAGACAAAGGGAACATTTCTAGAACCTTGGCCTCGGAGGCTTACATCTGCATCTCCTCGACTGGAAGAAATCGGTATAAGTGCTGATGCATTCCGAAAAGATACAGTAAGGCTTACTCCCATCTTGCGATTCTGTTTAGATGGGGaatcttttctttcattttggtcTCACCTTGTTATAACTATGTGATACAGGATGTGTGGCAGAGCAGAGTGACTGAATATTGGAAACAGATGAAATCTGTTATGCAGCGGAACTCAATAAGAAATGTCATGGACATGAACTCGAATCTTGGGGGATTTGCTGCAGCTCTTAAAGACAAGGATGTTTGGGTCATGAACGTTGCTCCAGTAAATGCGTCAGTCAAGTTGAAGATAGTCTATGATCGAGGCTTGATTGGATCGGTGCATGACTGGTACACATTCTATATCATAAACCTGTCTAGCTTCCTTAAACCGCACCCCATGATGAAACCTAAACTGTAATGTTAAGCAAACACTTAAATGCTTCTTGAGATGAGGATGACAATGTTTGCTTCCCTTTAAGATTCGTACAGTCATCTATGTTTGTGTCTACAATGTTTGCTTCCCTTTACGATTCGTACAGTCATCTATGTTTGTGTCTACAGTGTATTATGTGCTTGAATCCAGATATCTATGACTCTGTTGGACATGTTTTGCTCAAGTTTTTATGAGACGTGTTCCTTGTTTTTGGTCTGAGTTGTTGATAACGTCTCCCCATCCATATGCAGGTGTGAGTCATTTTCAACTTATCCTCGCACATACGACTTGCTTCACGCCTGGTCCGTCTTCTCAGAGATCCAGGAGAGAGGTTGCAGCTTCGAGGATTTGCTGATCGAGATGGACCGGATACTAAGGCCTGACGGCTTCATTATCATCAGGGACAAACCTTCCGTGATCAATTATGTACATAAATTCCTGGCTTCgctgaagtgggacaaatggTCCTCGGAGGTTGAGCCCAGCAGCGATGCTCTCTCCAGAGGTGAGGAACGCGTTCTGATTGCAAGAAAACGACTGTGGGAGGAGATTAGAAAGGTGTAACCCTCTCAGCGGTAAATGGCTTGCTTATCAAAGATCCCTGTTTCACTAACTGCATGGTTGTAATGAAATGTTTAGATCATCATCCAAGCTTGTTACATTTGTGTTGTCATGAACTTCGCATAACGCAATAGATGCAGTTCTAGTTCATCCTATATTCTGTTTGGGTGTGATCGAGAATAGCCCAACTCTGAAGGGTTGAGCTAGAAATTTTGTATTCTCTATCAAGTTGACATCTTAGTGTTACCTTtcatcatctctctctctcagatTGATGTTTGTTTAGCAATTTCTgatttatttccttctttgaGCAAAAAGATATACTCCATGATAATAAAGTTTTTGTCTTCAACAAAGTAAACCTTGTGAATTTTAAGGCCGTAATTaggccagcccatcgggtttcAGGCCAATCTTATTCGGGTTATGGGTCAACCAgatgcgggctaatcgggttataattttttcgggttataaaagttcaaccctaaccctaaaagctcgggtttcgggctagcccaacgggttaatcgggttgctaccgataaaattaacatgcgatcaatccaataaataatgatgaaaataagttatatttataaaatgtaaaatatttaattatattaaatttgagatactatatgcttaaactcaaacataaacatgatcaaatactaatatttgagatttatgcaaaataaaatataaacgtcaagaaatttgaaggcatgtttagaaatttaaatatatattgttagtgaacttgaagtttttaatttatttatctattattatgttaacaaaaatttaatatataatttatatatttaatagtatataaaattgaaagttatttttttagtaacctatattataaaataaccaatgaagtgtcgaattagagtcaaacaaatagaacgatagaaattttattggGTTTTTGGGCCAATCCATCGGATTTTCGGGTCTGGTCCTAACGGGTTGTGGGTTAATctggtgcgggctaatcgggctgtaattttatcgaGTTAGAAATTTTCATCCCTAACCTTATAAAATTTGGCGGGTTATTCAGGTCAGCTCACAGGTTACGGGCTACATTGACCTCCCTAGCCGCAATCAACAATACATTTACTAATTTCTTGCAATTAAGATATACTCCTAAGGACGTCCATCATACTagacttaaatttttttcaaatgtcaTTCTACTATAATCCGAAATCATACTAGAACACCTACAACTCATCCTTATTTTTTACCTACAAACTCAGtgcttattttttctcatccttttcatattattacccaattatcaattttcgttatttgtgaaataaaattaaataactaaaattgaaagaatatttaattaaaattcataaattacaaaattaataattaaataatagttcataatttgaaaatcacTTTCGAAAACTTTGGCTCGAAGTACATTAAGCTGCTCTTGATGCTATTGCTCACATCGATCATCAACAACGTATCTTATGCAAGCATCGTTGAGTACTCATTTATCAACATTGCATTTCCAATCCCGTCAATTCTATCGAAGTATTAGGCGAGTTGAGGGTCAGTGGCAGATCCGCTGATCGGAGCCGCCACAACCCAAACCTCTTCTCACTTGAACATTCTTTCGTCATTGCTGAAGGAAGTCTAAATCACATGTTAGGCTTATTACAGTTGGTAATGATGTCGGTGAATTTGGAGACATCCTTCTGCACTCGAGCCTAGTTTTTGCACATATGATCGTAATCACGCATTTGTGCGCATGTCAACGTTAGCTCGTCGTACTTTGAGGCAACGTCACCCCAAAAAAATGATCCTTTGGTTGATGCCGATGAAGATACACGCCAATATTTTTGTCACGTAAACCGAGTAATTTTGCTACTATACCTCTCTTTGCTGCAGTGGAAGTCATCTTCTTCCCCTTTCCTTTCACGAGAGCTTGATGGTTCCATTTCGGAGACACTAACTCAAAGGGGCTATCGTTTGACCCCATCAAACAAGTAACACGGGGTATTATCCGTCTCGACGCATCAACTGCTCGATATAGCCGGATCTCAACTCCTTTGCCGAACAtaattctcaacatctaacTGTGCATTTGGTTTTAGATTGAAATCAGGATTGTGAACaactctaaatattttttgttggaaGAAGTTAGTTGAGATATAATTTGAGATCAAATTGAAAGTGAATAGTATATCTATTTATAGATGtaaatttgaaagtaaaaaaaatactccctctgtcccattagaaatgaaacgttttcctttttaggttgtcccaataaaaatgaaacgttccctaaaatagaaacaacactctctctattttttcttctctcttactttactctctctttttattaactaacaaaacactactgcataaaatcttgtaccgaaaagcaaatgttgcatatttattgggacggagggagtagtaattaaattcgCAGCAACTCGCCACACAGGATCACGCCAAGCATGATTTGAGACCTCTATCATGGCCCTACCTACACCCGTCCCCTCTGCCCACCCCTGCATCGTACGAGACTGGACCAGCATCGTACGAGACTGGACCAAAGTGCCATTTTCGTGGTGTTTGAGGTACCAGATGTGGATGCACTAATAGAGACATTTGATTATCAAGAAAGTAATGTAATAATGTTGTTaggaaatataattat is drawn from Salvia hispanica cultivar TCC Black 2014 chromosome 6, UniMelb_Shisp_WGS_1.0, whole genome shotgun sequence and contains these coding sequences:
- the LOC125192587 gene encoding probable methyltransferase PMT9, coding for MKPKGDAIRSGKLLKYAFMGLLVFLGLICLLYGSRFSGGLPRGDDSFDDFGVDPVTGRFVKKDFDELFDDEERNPEVPKSIPVCDLRYSELIPCLDRNLIYQMRLKVNLSLMEHYERHCPPPERRFNCRIPPPAGYKIPIRWPTSRDHVWKANIPHTHLAKEKSDQNWMVVEGDKIKFPGGGTHFHYGADKYIAAIAGMLKFPGERLDNGGHIRNVLDVGCGVASFGAYLLPLNIIAMSLAPNDVHENQIQFALERGIPATLGVLGTKRLPYPSRSFELAHCSRCRIDWLQRDGLLLLELDRLLRPGGYFVYSSPEAYAHDVENRRIWNSMHDLLGRMCWRVVVRKDQTVIWAKPPSNNCYTRRSHGTLPKLCSSDDDPDAAWNVPMKACITPYSAKMHQTKGTFLEPWPRRLTSASPRLEEIGISADAFRKDTDVWQSRVTEYWKQMKSVMQRNSIRNVMDMNSNLGGFAAALKDKDVWVMNVAPVNASVKLKIVYDRGLIGSVHDWCESFSTYPRTYDLLHAWSVFSEIQERGCSFEDLLIEMDRILRPDGFIIIRDKPSVINYVHKFLASLKWDKWSSEVEPSSDALSRGEERVLIARKRLWEEIRKV